Proteins encoded together in one Chaetodon auriga isolate fChaAug3 chromosome 20, fChaAug3.hap1, whole genome shotgun sequence window:
- the crygmxl2 gene encoding crystallin, gamma MX, like 2 gives MGKIIFYEGRNFQGRHWECSSDCMDTFRHFNCCNSIRVSGGHWVAYEKPHYMGYQYILGPGEYPDYHTWMGYNNCIRSCQMFAPYRGSYRMRIYNRPDMMGHTMEFMDDCPNVYERFRYRDIYSCNIMEGFWIFYEHPNYRGRQYFLRPGEYRACGDWGCHNPMVGSFRRMRTLM, from the exons ATGGGAAAG ATAATCTTCTATGAAGGCCGCAACTTCCAGGGCCGTCACTGGGagtgcagcagtgactgcaTGGACACCTTCAGGCACTTCAACTGTTGTAACTCCATCCGTGTCAGCGGTGGACACTGGGTGGCCTATGAGAAGCCTCACTACATGGGTTACCAGTACATCCTCGGCCCTGGAGAGTACCCTGATTACCACACCTGGATGGGCTACAACAACTGCATCCGCTCCTGCCAGATGTTTGCCCCT TATAGAGGATCCTACAGGATGAGGATCTACAACAGGCCGGACATGATGGGACACACCATGGAGTTCATGGATGACTGCCCAAATGTGTACGAACGCTTCCGCTACCGTGACATTTACTCCTGCAACATCATGGAGGGTTTCTGGATCTTCTACGAGCATCCCAACTACAGGGGACGCCAGTATTTCCTGCGCCCCGGAGAGTACAGGGCCTGTGGTGACTGGGGATGCCACAACCCCATGGTGGGCTCATTCAGGAGGATGAGGACTCTCATGTAA
- the crygmx gene encoding crystallin, gamma MX translates to MGKIIFYEDRNFQGRHYECSSDCPEMQNHFSRCNSIRVDSGCWVAYEKPNYGGYQYMLHKGEYPDYQRWAGFNDCIRSCRMVPPYNGNYRMKIFERSDFAGQNLELMDDCPDLHERFHTRDISSVNVMEGYWMLHEHPNYRGRQYFLRPGEYRRHSEWGSTSPTFGSLRRVTELN, encoded by the exons ATGGGCAAG ATTATCTTCTACGAAGACAGGAACTTCCAGGGTCGTCACTATGAGTGCAGCAGTGACTGCCCTGAGATGCAAAACCACTTCAGCCGCTGTAACTCGATAAGAGTGGACAGCGGTTGCTGGGTGGCCTACGAGAAGCCAAACTATGGAGGCTATCAGTACATGCTCCACAAGGGCGAGTACCCCGACTACCAACGCTGGGCAGGCTTCAATGACTGCATCCGCTCCTGCCGTATGGTGCCACCT TACAATGGGAACTACAGGATGAAGATCTTTGAACGGTCTGACTTTGCGGGCCAGAATCTGGAGCTAATGGATGACTGCCCAGATCTGCATGAGCGTTTCCACACCCGTGACATCTCCTCTGTCAATGTCATGGAGGGCTACTGGATGCTGCATGAACACCCCAACTACAGGGGACGCCAGTACTTCTTGCGCCCTGGAGAGTACAGGAGGCACAGCGAGTGGGGAAGCACCAGCCCCACCTTTGGCTCTCTGAGACGTGTCACTGAGCTCAATTGA
- the aldh18a1 gene encoding delta-1-pyrroline-5-carboxylate synthase isoform X3 produces MLQNQGREMMIVTSGAVAFGKQRLRHEILLSQSVRQALHSGQNQLKDMSLPVLEARACAAAGQSGLMALYEAMFTQYSTCTAQVLVTNLDFHDDDKRQNLNSTLQELLRMNIVPIINTNDAVVPPPEPNSDLQGVISIKDNDSLAARLAVEMKADLLIALSDVEGLYDSPPGTDDAKLIDIFYPGDQQSITYGTKSRVGIGGMEAKVKAALWALQGGTSVVIANGTHPKVTGHVITDIVEGKKVGTFFSEIKPAGPTVEEQTEMARNCGRTLASLHPDQRSEIICHLAELLIERKEEILAANKLDMDLAANAGHLPPAMLKRLSLSPAKLNSLAIGLRQIAVSAQDSVGRVLRRTRVAHNLELEQITVPIGVLLVIFEARTDCLPQVSALAIASGNALLLKGGKEAANTNRVLHQLTQEALFLHGVREAVQLVSTREEVEDLCRLDKMIDLIIPRGSSQLVRDIQRAAKGIPVLGHSEGICHVYVDADASIDKVINIVRDSKCDYPAACNAMETLLIHRDILRTPLFDQIIDMLRTERVKIHAGPRFASYLTFSPSEANSLRTEYGDLECCMEVVDSMQEAVDHIHKYGSSHTEVIVTENEDTAEQFLQMLDSACVFWNASSRFADGYRFGLGAEVGISTARIHARGPVGLEGLLTTKWVLRGDGHTVADFSEHGTMKYLHENLPVRQPLAGQRDSN; encoded by the exons ATGCTGCAGAATCAAGGCAGGGAGATGATGATTGTCACCAGTGGAGCGGTGGCCTTTGGCAAGCAAAGATTAAGACACGAGATCCTGCTGTCCCAGAGCGTCCGACAGGCGCTGCACTCGGGACAGAATCAGCTCAAAGACATG TCGTTGCCAGTGCTGGAGGCCCGggcctgtgctgcagctggacagaGTGGCCTGATGGCTCTGTATGAGGCCATGTTCACCCAGTACAGCACTTGCACTGCACAG GTCCTGGTGACAAATCTGGATTTCCACGATGACGATAAGAGGCAGAACCTGAACAGCacgctgcaggagctgctgcgcATGAACATCGTGCCCATCATCAACACCAATGACGCTGTGGTGCCCCCGCCGGAGCCCAACAGCGACCTGCAGGGG GTGATCAGCATTAAGGACAACGACAGTCTGGCGGCGCGGCTAGCTGTAGAGATGAAGGCTGACCTGCTCATCGCGCTGTCTGACGTGGAAG GACTGTACGACAGCCCTCCTGGAACAGATGACGCCAAGTTAATTGACATCTTCTACCCTGGAGACCAGCAGTCCATCACCTACGGCACAAAGTCCAGAGTTGGGATTGGAGGCATGGAGGCCAAA gtcAAGGCTGCTCTCTGGGCCCTGCAAGGCGGCACCTCAGTGGTCATTGCAAATGGGACCCACCCCAAAGTAACAGGTCATGTCATCACTGACATCGTGGAGGGCAAGAAGGTGGGAACCTTCTTCTCCGAGATCAAACCTGCCG GCCCAACTGTGGAGGAGCAGACAGAAATGGCGCGAAACTGTGGAAGAACCCTGGCATCCCTGCACCCAGACCAG AGGAGTGAGATCATCTGTCATCTAGCAGAGCTGTTGAttgagaggaaagaagagattCTGGCTGCCAACAAATTGGACATGGACCTGGCTGCAAATGCAG gCCATTTGCCACCAGCCATGCTAAAGCGTCTAAGCTTGTCTCCAGCCAAACTCAACAGCTTGGCCATTGGCCTGCGCCAGATCGCTGTGTCCGCCCAGGACAGCGTGGGCCGTGTGCTGCGCAGGACCAGGGTGGCTCACAACCTGGAGCTGGAGCAGATCACTGTGCCCATTGGAGTTCTTCTGGTCATCTTTGAGGCCCGAACTGACTGCCTGCCTCAG GTGTCTGCATTGGCCATAGCCAGTGGCAACGCCCTCCTGCTGAAGGGAGGCAAAGAGGCAGCCAACACCAACCGTGTCCTCCACCAGCTCACCCAGGAAGCTCTTTTCTTGCATGGAGTCAGAGAGGCTGTGCAGCTG GTGAGCACTcgtgaggaggtggaggatcTGTGCCGACTGGACAAGATGATCGACTTGATTATCCCTCGAGGTTCATCCCAGCTGGTGCGGGACATTCAGCGGGCGGCCAAGGGCATCCCGGTGCTGGGTCACAGCGAGGGAATCTGCCACGTCTACGTCGATGCAGACGCCAGCATAGACAAAGTCATCAATATTG TCAGAGACTCCAAGTGTGACTACCCAGCTGCATGTAATGCCATGGAAACTCTGCTGATCCACAGGGACATCCTCAGGACCCCACTGTTCGACCAGATCATTGACATGCTGCGTACTGAGCGG GTGAAGATTCATGCAGGCCCTCGGTTCGCCTCCTACCTGACATTCAGCCCATCAGAGGCGAACTCCCTGCGGACAGAGTACGGTGACCTGGAGTGCTGCATGGAGGTGGTGGACAGCATGCAGGAGGCTGTGGACCACATTCACAAGTATGGCAGCTCACACACGGAGGTTATCGTCACAGAAAACG aggacacagcGGAGCAGTTCCTGCAGATGCTGGACAGCGCCTGCGTTTTCTGGAACGCCAGCTCACGTTTCGCAGACGGCTACCGCTTCGGACTCG GAGCAGAGGTAGGTATTAGCACAGCTCGTATCCACGCCCGGGGCCCCGTTGGCCTGGAGGGGCTGCTCACCACCAAGTGGGTCCTGAGAGGTGACGGGCACACAGTGGCTGACTTCTCTGAACATGGTACCATGAAGTACCTCCATGAAAACCTGCCTGTCAGGCAGCCTCTTGCTGGGCAGAGGGACAGCAACTAG
- the aldh18a1 gene encoding delta-1-pyrroline-5-carboxylate synthase isoform X1 produces MLLRRLTLCSGSSLDFQRHVCRFLTRPLNQAPQGRAHAGSFAHRGELRQAKRIVVKLGSAVVTRGDECGLALGRLASIVEQVAMLQNQGREMMIVTSGAVAFGKQRLRHEILLSQSVRQALHSGQNQLKDMSLPVLEARACAAAGQSGLMALYEAMFTQYSTCTAQVLVTNLDFHDDDKRQNLNSTLQELLRMNIVPIINTNDAVVPPPEPNSDLQGVNVISIKDNDSLAARLAVEMKADLLIALSDVEGLYDSPPGTDDAKLIDIFYPGDQQSITYGTKSRVGIGGMEAKVKAALWALQGGTSVVIANGTHPKVTGHVITDIVEGKKVGTFFSEIKPAGPTVEEQTEMARNCGRTLASLHPDQRSEIICHLAELLIERKEEILAANKLDMDLAANAGHLPPAMLKRLSLSPAKLNSLAIGLRQIAVSAQDSVGRVLRRTRVAHNLELEQITVPIGVLLVIFEARTDCLPQVSALAIASGNALLLKGGKEAANTNRVLHQLTQEALFLHGVREAVQLVSTREEVEDLCRLDKMIDLIIPRGSSQLVRDIQRAAKGIPVLGHSEGICHVYVDADASIDKVINIVRDSKCDYPAACNAMETLLIHRDILRTPLFDQIIDMLRTERVKIHAGPRFASYLTFSPSEANSLRTEYGDLECCMEVVDSMQEAVDHIHKYGSSHTEVIVTENEDTAEQFLQMLDSACVFWNASSRFADGYRFGLGAEVGISTARIHARGPVGLEGLLTTKWVLRGDGHTVADFSEHGTMKYLHENLPVRQPLAGQRDSN; encoded by the exons ATGCTGCTGCGAAGGCTGACGCTGTGTTCAGGGAGCTCACTGGATTTCCAGAGACACGTCTGCCGGTTCCTCACCAGACCTCTGAACCAAG CTCCCCAGGGGCGAGCTCACGCCGGCTCCTTTGCACACCGCGGTGAACTGCGTCAGGCCAAGAGGATCGTGGTCAAGCTTGGCAGCGCCGTGGTCACCCGAGGCGATGAATGTGGCCTGGCTCTGGGGAGGCTGGCCTCCATTGTGGAGCAG GTGGCCATGCTGCAGAATCAAGGCAGGGAGATGATGATTGTCACCAGTGGAGCGGTGGCCTTTGGCAAGCAAAGATTAAGACACGAGATCCTGCTGTCCCAGAGCGTCCGACAGGCGCTGCACTCGGGACAGAATCAGCTCAAAGACATG TCGTTGCCAGTGCTGGAGGCCCGggcctgtgctgcagctggacagaGTGGCCTGATGGCTCTGTATGAGGCCATGTTCACCCAGTACAGCACTTGCACTGCACAG GTCCTGGTGACAAATCTGGATTTCCACGATGACGATAAGAGGCAGAACCTGAACAGCacgctgcaggagctgctgcgcATGAACATCGTGCCCATCATCAACACCAATGACGCTGTGGTGCCCCCGCCGGAGCCCAACAGCGACCTGCAGGGGGTAAAT GTGATCAGCATTAAGGACAACGACAGTCTGGCGGCGCGGCTAGCTGTAGAGATGAAGGCTGACCTGCTCATCGCGCTGTCTGACGTGGAAG GACTGTACGACAGCCCTCCTGGAACAGATGACGCCAAGTTAATTGACATCTTCTACCCTGGAGACCAGCAGTCCATCACCTACGGCACAAAGTCCAGAGTTGGGATTGGAGGCATGGAGGCCAAA gtcAAGGCTGCTCTCTGGGCCCTGCAAGGCGGCACCTCAGTGGTCATTGCAAATGGGACCCACCCCAAAGTAACAGGTCATGTCATCACTGACATCGTGGAGGGCAAGAAGGTGGGAACCTTCTTCTCCGAGATCAAACCTGCCG GCCCAACTGTGGAGGAGCAGACAGAAATGGCGCGAAACTGTGGAAGAACCCTGGCATCCCTGCACCCAGACCAG AGGAGTGAGATCATCTGTCATCTAGCAGAGCTGTTGAttgagaggaaagaagagattCTGGCTGCCAACAAATTGGACATGGACCTGGCTGCAAATGCAG gCCATTTGCCACCAGCCATGCTAAAGCGTCTAAGCTTGTCTCCAGCCAAACTCAACAGCTTGGCCATTGGCCTGCGCCAGATCGCTGTGTCCGCCCAGGACAGCGTGGGCCGTGTGCTGCGCAGGACCAGGGTGGCTCACAACCTGGAGCTGGAGCAGATCACTGTGCCCATTGGAGTTCTTCTGGTCATCTTTGAGGCCCGAACTGACTGCCTGCCTCAG GTGTCTGCATTGGCCATAGCCAGTGGCAACGCCCTCCTGCTGAAGGGAGGCAAAGAGGCAGCCAACACCAACCGTGTCCTCCACCAGCTCACCCAGGAAGCTCTTTTCTTGCATGGAGTCAGAGAGGCTGTGCAGCTG GTGAGCACTcgtgaggaggtggaggatcTGTGCCGACTGGACAAGATGATCGACTTGATTATCCCTCGAGGTTCATCCCAGCTGGTGCGGGACATTCAGCGGGCGGCCAAGGGCATCCCGGTGCTGGGTCACAGCGAGGGAATCTGCCACGTCTACGTCGATGCAGACGCCAGCATAGACAAAGTCATCAATATTG TCAGAGACTCCAAGTGTGACTACCCAGCTGCATGTAATGCCATGGAAACTCTGCTGATCCACAGGGACATCCTCAGGACCCCACTGTTCGACCAGATCATTGACATGCTGCGTACTGAGCGG GTGAAGATTCATGCAGGCCCTCGGTTCGCCTCCTACCTGACATTCAGCCCATCAGAGGCGAACTCCCTGCGGACAGAGTACGGTGACCTGGAGTGCTGCATGGAGGTGGTGGACAGCATGCAGGAGGCTGTGGACCACATTCACAAGTATGGCAGCTCACACACGGAGGTTATCGTCACAGAAAACG aggacacagcGGAGCAGTTCCTGCAGATGCTGGACAGCGCCTGCGTTTTCTGGAACGCCAGCTCACGTTTCGCAGACGGCTACCGCTTCGGACTCG GAGCAGAGGTAGGTATTAGCACAGCTCGTATCCACGCCCGGGGCCCCGTTGGCCTGGAGGGGCTGCTCACCACCAAGTGGGTCCTGAGAGGTGACGGGCACACAGTGGCTGACTTCTCTGAACATGGTACCATGAAGTACCTCCATGAAAACCTGCCTGTCAGGCAGCCTCTTGCTGGGCAGAGGGACAGCAACTAG
- the aldh18a1 gene encoding delta-1-pyrroline-5-carboxylate synthase isoform X2, translated as MLQNQGREMMIVTSGAVAFGKQRLRHEILLSQSVRQALHSGQNQLKDMSLPVLEARACAAAGQSGLMALYEAMFTQYSTCTAQVLVTNLDFHDDDKRQNLNSTLQELLRMNIVPIINTNDAVVPPPEPNSDLQGVNVISIKDNDSLAARLAVEMKADLLIALSDVEGLYDSPPGTDDAKLIDIFYPGDQQSITYGTKSRVGIGGMEAKVKAALWALQGGTSVVIANGTHPKVTGHVITDIVEGKKVGTFFSEIKPAGPTVEEQTEMARNCGRTLASLHPDQRSEIICHLAELLIERKEEILAANKLDMDLAANAGHLPPAMLKRLSLSPAKLNSLAIGLRQIAVSAQDSVGRVLRRTRVAHNLELEQITVPIGVLLVIFEARTDCLPQVSALAIASGNALLLKGGKEAANTNRVLHQLTQEALFLHGVREAVQLVSTREEVEDLCRLDKMIDLIIPRGSSQLVRDIQRAAKGIPVLGHSEGICHVYVDADASIDKVINIVRDSKCDYPAACNAMETLLIHRDILRTPLFDQIIDMLRTERVKIHAGPRFASYLTFSPSEANSLRTEYGDLECCMEVVDSMQEAVDHIHKYGSSHTEVIVTENEDTAEQFLQMLDSACVFWNASSRFADGYRFGLGAEVGISTARIHARGPVGLEGLLTTKWVLRGDGHTVADFSEHGTMKYLHENLPVRQPLAGQRDSN; from the exons ATGCTGCAGAATCAAGGCAGGGAGATGATGATTGTCACCAGTGGAGCGGTGGCCTTTGGCAAGCAAAGATTAAGACACGAGATCCTGCTGTCCCAGAGCGTCCGACAGGCGCTGCACTCGGGACAGAATCAGCTCAAAGACATG TCGTTGCCAGTGCTGGAGGCCCGggcctgtgctgcagctggacagaGTGGCCTGATGGCTCTGTATGAGGCCATGTTCACCCAGTACAGCACTTGCACTGCACAG GTCCTGGTGACAAATCTGGATTTCCACGATGACGATAAGAGGCAGAACCTGAACAGCacgctgcaggagctgctgcgcATGAACATCGTGCCCATCATCAACACCAATGACGCTGTGGTGCCCCCGCCGGAGCCCAACAGCGACCTGCAGGGGGTAAAT GTGATCAGCATTAAGGACAACGACAGTCTGGCGGCGCGGCTAGCTGTAGAGATGAAGGCTGACCTGCTCATCGCGCTGTCTGACGTGGAAG GACTGTACGACAGCCCTCCTGGAACAGATGACGCCAAGTTAATTGACATCTTCTACCCTGGAGACCAGCAGTCCATCACCTACGGCACAAAGTCCAGAGTTGGGATTGGAGGCATGGAGGCCAAA gtcAAGGCTGCTCTCTGGGCCCTGCAAGGCGGCACCTCAGTGGTCATTGCAAATGGGACCCACCCCAAAGTAACAGGTCATGTCATCACTGACATCGTGGAGGGCAAGAAGGTGGGAACCTTCTTCTCCGAGATCAAACCTGCCG GCCCAACTGTGGAGGAGCAGACAGAAATGGCGCGAAACTGTGGAAGAACCCTGGCATCCCTGCACCCAGACCAG AGGAGTGAGATCATCTGTCATCTAGCAGAGCTGTTGAttgagaggaaagaagagattCTGGCTGCCAACAAATTGGACATGGACCTGGCTGCAAATGCAG gCCATTTGCCACCAGCCATGCTAAAGCGTCTAAGCTTGTCTCCAGCCAAACTCAACAGCTTGGCCATTGGCCTGCGCCAGATCGCTGTGTCCGCCCAGGACAGCGTGGGCCGTGTGCTGCGCAGGACCAGGGTGGCTCACAACCTGGAGCTGGAGCAGATCACTGTGCCCATTGGAGTTCTTCTGGTCATCTTTGAGGCCCGAACTGACTGCCTGCCTCAG GTGTCTGCATTGGCCATAGCCAGTGGCAACGCCCTCCTGCTGAAGGGAGGCAAAGAGGCAGCCAACACCAACCGTGTCCTCCACCAGCTCACCCAGGAAGCTCTTTTCTTGCATGGAGTCAGAGAGGCTGTGCAGCTG GTGAGCACTcgtgaggaggtggaggatcTGTGCCGACTGGACAAGATGATCGACTTGATTATCCCTCGAGGTTCATCCCAGCTGGTGCGGGACATTCAGCGGGCGGCCAAGGGCATCCCGGTGCTGGGTCACAGCGAGGGAATCTGCCACGTCTACGTCGATGCAGACGCCAGCATAGACAAAGTCATCAATATTG TCAGAGACTCCAAGTGTGACTACCCAGCTGCATGTAATGCCATGGAAACTCTGCTGATCCACAGGGACATCCTCAGGACCCCACTGTTCGACCAGATCATTGACATGCTGCGTACTGAGCGG GTGAAGATTCATGCAGGCCCTCGGTTCGCCTCCTACCTGACATTCAGCCCATCAGAGGCGAACTCCCTGCGGACAGAGTACGGTGACCTGGAGTGCTGCATGGAGGTGGTGGACAGCATGCAGGAGGCTGTGGACCACATTCACAAGTATGGCAGCTCACACACGGAGGTTATCGTCACAGAAAACG aggacacagcGGAGCAGTTCCTGCAGATGCTGGACAGCGCCTGCGTTTTCTGGAACGCCAGCTCACGTTTCGCAGACGGCTACCGCTTCGGACTCG GAGCAGAGGTAGGTATTAGCACAGCTCGTATCCACGCCCGGGGCCCCGTTGGCCTGGAGGGGCTGCTCACCACCAAGTGGGTCCTGAGAGGTGACGGGCACACAGTGGCTGACTTCTCTGAACATGGTACCATGAAGTACCTCCATGAAAACCTGCCTGTCAGGCAGCCTCTTGCTGGGCAGAGGGACAGCAACTAG
- the pnmt gene encoding phenylethanolamine N-methyltransferase, translating into MMEEKGTEKGIQAMAACYQGFDPAAYLQYNYTPPRADFDRQDSIVPWKLACLHRAFTEGDVRGELLVDVGSGPTLYQVLSGCEVFDKVLLTDFLEVNRQELKHWLQDKGGCSLDWTPYLQHVCKLEGRRPSEWTEKAAKLRQVIADILPIDVHRPQPLAHDALPSAGADCLVSCFCLESVSPDLAAFTRALGHIGRLLRPGGHLLLIGALGESYYFGGPGIKIPVVPLNEAQVCDSLKESGYTLIRLEVYTLPQDMRVGVDDVTGVFFVKAKKD; encoded by the exons atGATGGAAGAAAAGGGAACAGAGAAAGGAATACAGGCCATGGCAGCCTGCTACCAGGGGTTTGATCCTGCAGCGTATCTACAGTATAACTACACTCCACCACGGGCTGACTTTGACAGACAGGACAGCATTGTGCCGTGGAAACTGGCATGTCTGCATAGAGCTTTCACTGAAG GTGATGTGAGGGGCGAGCTGCTGGTGGACGTTGGTTCAGGCCCCACCTTGTACCAGGTGCTGAGTGGCTGTGAGGTTTTCGACAAGGTTCTCCTTACAGATTTCCTGGAGGTCAACAGGCAGGAGCTGAAGCACTGGCTCCAGGACAAGGGAGGCTGCAGCCTGGACTGGACACCCTACCTGCAGCACGTCTGCAAGCTGGAGGGACGACG GCCCTCAGAATGGACAGAGAAAGCTGCCAAACTACGTCAGGTCATCGCAGACATCCTCCCCATTGATGTGCATCGCCCTCAGCCTCTGGCCCATGATGCCCTTCCTTCAGCAGGGGCTGACTGCCTCGTGTCTTGCTTCTGTCTAGAGAGCGTCAGCCCTGACCTGGCTGCCTTCACCAGGGCCCTGGGCCACATTGGGAGGCTCCTGCGGCCTGGTGGTCACCTCCTGCTCATCGGAGCCCTGGGAGAGAGTTACTATTTTGGGGGTCCTGGGATAAAGATCCCTGTGGTCCCACTGAATGAGGCCCAGGTCTGTGATAGTTTGAAGGAGAGTGGCTACACCCTGATCAGGCTGGAGGTTTACACACTGCCTCAGGACATGAGGGTGGGGGTGGATGATGTGACTGGGGTGTTTTTCGTAAAGGCAAAAAAGGATTAA